Within the Anguilla anguilla isolate fAngAng1 chromosome 19, fAngAng1.pri, whole genome shotgun sequence genome, the region ttcagtgcgAGAGGAAATCCAAAGCCTCTCCCAGTTCagccaaagaaaaacaaatcattcCCTATCGCCCTTCCCCCTCACCCGGAGGTAAATCTGTAACTCGCGTTAGTTAATCTGTAACGCAAGTTGCAATCATTACCATTAGAAACCGCAGCTGTTGAGTTGCACAACTCTACTTTCGCTCATTCATAATTTCGAAGCATTAAAGGCTACACCGTTCCCTTAAGTCACAACTGTGTTACTTGTCAGAGCGTACATCATACTGGAGTTTCTTGGCTCTCGTTACTATGGCGCCCCTCCAAACTGCACTCACCCCAATTACCTCTTTTTAACCGTCTCCTGGCCAGCTTGATCTGATCCTGCAGGATCTGCACCCAGTCTCGGGGTCCCGGGAGCCGCTCGATTCTGTTGGCGGTGCAGTACTTCTCCGTGAAGGCTGGGACGGGAGGATCAAAGTGaacggctttttaaaaaaaatcagcacgGGAAATGAGGCTGAACACAGGTAACTCACGTTAACACTGTCACGTAACGTGCAAgctcataaaataaatttccaTCCATCATCTACAGCCACTTAATTCCTGGTCCAGGGGGGTGCTGGcgcctatcccagaatgcattgggcgagagacaggaatacaccctggacaggctgccaatctatcgcaggccacacacgccattcactcaccattcactcacacactcatacctatgggcaatttagagtctccaattggcccaacctgcatgtctttggactgtgggacgAAATGGAGGAAACTCACatggacacgaggagaacatgcaaactccacacagaaaggcctagaCCAGGACCGTTCTTGTTGTGAGGTAACaatgctatccactgcaccaccgtgccacacacgtgaaattaatttgcaaaaagtattttaaaacgtGCTTGAAAATGTTTGAGAATGAAGCGGTGCTCCGTGTCACAGTGGTCTGTGATGTCGCTTTTGCGGTGAACGACGCCCACCCCTTATGGCTCCCACGATGTTCTGGTCGAGCCCCTTCCTGTTGTCGTTGAGCCCCCTCTTCCGCTTGCCGTTGGGGAGGGAGTTGGCCAGCGTGGTGTCATCGAAGAAGGCGCACACCAGCTTCCGGAACAGCAGGCTGCCGGAGCGCGTGTAATTGACCAGGATGGAGTCCAGCTGGGACTTAGGAATGTACACGTCATAGTCCTCTGCCAGCTGGACCTCCGGCTgtggaccacacacacacacacacgcacgcatgcatgcacacacacacacgcgcgcacacacacacacacaccacaccatacacgcacaaacacacacacacacacacacatgcacaaacacacacacacacacacacacacacacacgcacacacaaacacacacacacacacaccatacacgcacaaacacacacacacacacacacacacgcacacacacgcacgcacgcacacacaaagacacacattgagaagcccacacacacccgcaggcaggcaggcagacacaaagCGCAgcaacacaaacccacacagagGCGCACACACAAGAGGGGTCTTTAACATGAGCAGCACTCCAGCTCTTAACACTCCCCTTTCCTCTTGATGTTACTTGATAAGCATTCAATGGATGTCATGAGACTTTTATCTTACAGTACTGTTCAAGTCCAGTCCTCTCCTGTGAATACTAAACgcatgaatattaatgatggTGAGACTGCTGTATTGAAAACCTGAAGTAAAACAAGGTGAAGAATTGAGATGAAAGAATATTAAGGCAAAAATTCAGCGCGTTTCATTTTCCTGGGAACATATCTTCTACTTGTTCCCTTATTAGACAAAATGGTTGCCTTTCGCTTCCCTGTATATAATCAAAATAACTCTATATTACCATTTCTGCACTTCATTTTTAGTTTGGTTTAAGTAAAGACACATTTCGATATAACCGCTTGGATACTGACAGTCAGAGACAGTGTATGGGTCACGTCAGTCCAAACGACACAGGTGCTCGTGCAAAATTTCAGCGGTTAATTTTAGGGGTTGATTGCGAAACATTAAACGCACAGCATGTTCCGTGCAGAGGGGGAACTGCAGCTGCGGCTTCTAGACTTTGACGCAAGGCTCCAGGAGGCCTGGATTCCCTGTGGCCTTCCTCTGAGGAcgcaggggattctgggaacaGCCTGGCCTCCGGGCACACCTTGGCTTAGTGCGGGGATGTGGCCAGCCGTGCGTTCCCTACCTCTGCCGAGAGCGGCTCCCTGACCAGGCCGTAGTGCGCGAGGGGGGCGTCggccggagggggcggggccggagggtCGGTGGGGGCGGGCTGGGTGGGCGTGTCCggctgggcgggggcgggcctCTCCCGggcgcccctctccctcctcccgcAGGGCTCGGGGGTCGCGCCGGCGGCCGGCGGTGGCGGGGATCTCTTGCaggcgggggcggcgggcggcggcggcgccacCCTGTGGACAGGCCTCCTCTTGCGGGGCCTCTTCCTCGGGCCGGGGGGACGGGCGGGGCTGACGGAGCCCTGGATCCGCTGCTTCTCCTGAGGCCCTGAAGCCAACAGGGATTCGGGCCACTTGATTGGTTATCCTTCACACTTAATCAACTTAACCACAGAATATGAGATTTTTAGAGTTTAAACTCTTTACTCACTTTAATTTTAGAACTGTTTTACACAGGAATCTCAAACTGCAATTCTGTAAGGCCGCTGTGTCTGCCAGTTTTTGATGTGGTCCTGCACATAGGCCACTGTTTGGCTGAAGAGTCTGCACACCgagtttccaaggcctaaattagCTGTTCGTTAAAAGGAAACCataaaagccagcagacactgcagcccccccaagactggagtttgagagcCCTGGTTTAATACGTCTCACGGGCCTAGTCTCAAGACCTCAAAAGGccactgtgtccctgtgtctgacAGTCACCTGACTGCATTGTCTTACTGACAGGTCCTCCTAGTCATTCGGGTCTCGGTCTCAGTACATCTCAGCTGAGGACCGAAAGCTGGCTATGGGCGATAACAGCAGGCACTGACCTTTCTGCGTCTGCATTAGCTTCCTCATGGTGCGCAGCTCCTGCAGGATGGCCTGCAGGGTGGTCTTGCAGTTGCACATGCAGCAGCTGGGCTCCACCGCGCTGGTCAGGGGCGGGACGGCGTCTGCCGAGCACAGCGCAGGGCCCTCACAACGCGCCCGGCAACCAATCCCCACTGTCAAACCCCGCCCACTTTGGATGATGTCATAACGTGATGTCATAAGATGGACAGTGCCATTGTGAACATCAAGGTTCTtcaacaagagagagagggtgcatTCCAAACGCTTATTTTatacctccttgcttccttttctTGCATCCTATCCTAGCTTCTAGCTCCACCCATCCTTGGTCTTTcaagcatcagtttgaagccatgtcaattacagacgtggcagatggggagatgGTCATTTATATGTAATGCGTTCTGAAAAATATACTTCCGCAAAGGACGTACCCATGCTCAAGTGTCCTTCAGGACCCTCCGAGCTCCAATTTCCAGGTCAGGCACGGACCGAGGAGACAAGGgcggataaaataagcgattggaatgagcccagaATAGACCAGGACTGCCCAACCCCGGTCCTGAAGATACACCGTCCTGtgggctttcactccaaccctaacaaagtgcacctcgttcaacagctggagatctcattgagctgctagaATCAGCTGCGCCAAATTAAGGCtgaaatggaaacctacaggacggtagatctccaggaacgcggctgggcagccctgcagcaGACACTCTCTCATCCGGCTctgcttttattcatttcttttgaccCTGGCCCGTCCCAAAGCGCTCCAGGCACTGCTCGCCTCTGGCGCGGCTCTGACTGTCCACAGCTTCCATCAATTACGGGCCTTGTCTTGATTTGAACAGATGCAAGCCTGTGTGTGCCGTTGCTGCGTGTGTCCATCATACACCGTCAGCGCTTGCCAATTGGCCTACTCGCCCTGTCTAATCTGCATACAGCAGATAAAAGACGCCGTGAGGGGCACGGCACCAAATGCAATTTGATTGGCCGAGCAATAAAACGTCCGGGTGATTGATTGGCCGCGTCTGTCACCGGAGCGCAGCAAGCGCGTTGCCGAAGGTGGCGACGCTGCCCGTTTTTTTACCATCCCAGCAAATGACTTCACCTCCACGCTGACTGGGATGATGAGGGGCCGGGGAAACAGACAC harbors:
- the bend7 gene encoding BEN domain-containing protein 7, with amino-acid sequence MEFSERRRSRKSQSFKLVNEEDFEAEYFGSAETADVNGEVKSVTMPEAWLGDEGVEIKRQITGMMRLLNDKAGRMYQRVGREGESLKQEPRDPELGWSRPPPACPPVPPAATGPAQEEPQPGDWSPEAPFRAQVSGQYGTRSKTLRMLGTAKGVAKVNDAVPPLTSAVEPSCCMCNCKTTLQAILQELRTMRKLMQTQKGPQEKQRIQGSVSPARPPGPRKRPRKRRPVHRVAPPPPAAPACKRSPPPPAAGATPEPCGRRERGARERPAPAQPDTPTQPAPTDPPAPPPPADAPLAHYGLVREPLSAEPEVQLAEDYDVYIPKSQLDSILVNYTRSGSLLFRKLVCAFFDDTTLANSLPNGKRKRGLNDNRKGLDQNIVGAIRAFTEKYCTANRIERLPGPRDWVQILQDQIKLARRRLKRAEAADCDETFSRPSVKTEEFHCSEDGRERALPPTGGDFEKPAEDCHVTTEEDALA